The Nitrogeniibacter aestuarii genome has a window encoding:
- a CDS encoding type II secretion system protein: MRVRARSARRPGSLRAAGFTLIELIVTVAILGVLASVALPLAQMTALRAKESELRVALRTLRNGIDAYKAAGEKGLIEVAADKSGYPPNLTVLVEGVPDISSAEPKMIYFLRRIPRDPFNQDLDLEPAQTWELRSYASPPDNPAPGDDVFDVYSGSDRVGLNGIPYREW; the protein is encoded by the coding sequence ATGAGGGTTCGTGCGCGTTCGGCCCGGCGGCCCGGCAGCCTCAGGGCCGCCGGCTTTACGCTGATCGAGCTGATCGTGACCGTGGCCATCCTGGGCGTGCTCGCCAGCGTGGCCTTGCCGCTGGCGCAGATGACCGCTTTGCGGGCCAAGGAATCCGAACTGCGTGTCGCGCTGCGCACCCTGCGCAACGGCATTGACGCCTACAAGGCCGCCGGAGAGAAGGGGCTGATCGAGGTGGCGGCAGACAAGAGCGGTTACCCGCCCAACCTGACCGTGCTGGTCGAAGGCGTGCCGGATATCTCGTCTGCAGAACCGAAAATGATCTACTTCCTGCGCCGCATCCCGCGCGATCCGTTCAATCAGGACCTCGATCTGGAGCCGGCTCAGACCTGGGAGTTGCGCAGCTACGCCAGTCCGCCGGACAACCCGGCGCCGGGTGATGATGTCTTCGATGTCTACTCGGGCAGCGACCGGGTCGGGCTCAATGGCATTCCGTACCGGGAGTGGTGA
- a CDS encoding type II secretion system protein, translating into MKLQRGFTLIELLVVMAVIALLLSIAAPRYFNHLDRARDNALKESLFVMRDAIDKYAADKGRYPEGLDQLVEDRYLRSIPEDPLTERNDTWITSPPLDGSLDGVGDVHSGAGSPYSEW; encoded by the coding sequence ATGAAGTTGCAACGTGGTTTCACCCTTATCGAACTGCTGGTGGTCATGGCCGTGATCGCCTTGCTGCTGTCGATCGCCGCGCCGCGCTATTTCAACCACCTGGACCGCGCGCGAGACAATGCGCTCAAGGAATCGCTCTTCGTGATGCGCGACGCCATCGACAAGTACGCGGCGGACAAGGGGCGCTACCCCGAGGGACTCGATCAACTGGTCGAAGATCGCTACCTGCGCTCCATCCCCGAAGACCCGTTGACCGAGCGCAACGACACCTGGATTACGTCACCGCCACTCGACGGCTCGCTCGATGGCGTGGGCGATGTGCACAGTGGCGCCGGTTCGCCCTACAGCGAGTGGTGA